A single genomic interval of Candidatus Sulfotelmatobacter sp. harbors:
- the panC gene encoding pantoate--beta-alanine ligase: protein MKTLTTIHDMRRVSRDSRHAGKRLGFVPTMGALHEGHLSLVRAARAHCDVVAVSIFVNPTQFGPAEDLAQYPRSFDRDLELLEREGVETVFAPSVEEMYPTGGATWVTVEGLSDKLDGRSRAGHFRGVTTVVAKLFHIVEPDVAFFGQKDAAQVAIIRRMVRDLNLAVEIVVCPIVRDADGLAMSSRNAYLNPEQRKQALVLHRALLRIEKLAVGGERNAARLAAAGRQEFERVNSVRLDYVDIVDPETLDPIEDVTRGALAAVAAYVGATRLIDNVLLAAANATSPKPPSK from the coding sequence TTGAAAACCCTCACCACCATTCACGACATGCGAAGGGTCTCTCGCGACTCTCGCCACGCGGGCAAGCGCCTGGGATTCGTCCCTACGATGGGCGCGTTGCATGAGGGGCATCTATCGCTGGTGCGGGCAGCGCGAGCCCACTGTGACGTGGTAGCCGTGTCAATCTTTGTTAACCCCACGCAGTTCGGACCGGCTGAGGATCTGGCGCAGTATCCGCGTTCATTCGACCGCGACTTGGAACTCCTTGAGCGGGAAGGTGTAGAGACCGTGTTTGCGCCGTCGGTGGAAGAGATGTATCCCACGGGTGGGGCAACCTGGGTCACGGTGGAAGGTCTGAGCGACAAACTGGACGGCCGTTCACGCGCGGGCCACTTTCGCGGCGTCACGACCGTGGTCGCGAAGTTGTTTCACATCGTGGAACCGGACGTGGCTTTCTTTGGCCAGAAGGATGCCGCGCAGGTGGCAATTATCCGCCGCATGGTGCGGGATCTGAATCTGGCAGTAGAAATTGTGGTCTGCCCGATCGTCCGCGATGCCGATGGCTTGGCCATGAGTTCGCGCAACGCCTACCTCAATCCCGAGCAGAGAAAACAGGCTTTGGTTCTGCATCGTGCGCTGCTGCGTATAGAAAAGTTGGCGGTTGGCGGCGAACGGAATGCAGCCAGGCTGGCGGCCGCGGGGCGCCAGGAATTTGAGCGGGTAAATTCGGTGCGGTTGGACTATGTTGACATCGTTGACCCGGAGACGCTCGATCCCATTGAAGATGTTACGCGTGGAGCGCTGGCTGCGGTCGCGGCCTATGTCGGCGCTACGCGGCTGATCGACAACGTCTTGCTGGCAGCAGCGAACGCCACTTCGCCAAAACCGCCATCGAAATAA
- a CDS encoding DNA-3-methyladenine glycosylase: MPELHSTAQISPLDRAFFSRDPRRVARELLGKVLVRREADALLTARIVTGRIVEVEAYLGAKDLAAHSAAGKTLRNAVLFGPPGYAYVYFIYGNHYCLNVSCEPEGQAGGVLFRALEPLSGIEAMALARGLEIQESKNEPSRIKELIRLTSGPGRLCEAFGIDRARDNGCDLTSRASSLWIGEDGYRASRIRVTARIGITKAAEHPLRYFLAGNPFVSGRKAGGAPDSRGAAARKSPL, from the coding sequence ATGCCCGAGTTGCACTCTACCGCCCAGATCAGTCCCCTGGATCGCGCTTTCTTCTCCCGTGATCCGCGCCGCGTGGCGCGTGAACTCTTGGGGAAGGTGCTGGTGAGACGAGAAGCCGACGCGCTTCTAACCGCCCGCATCGTTACTGGACGCATCGTGGAAGTCGAAGCCTACCTCGGCGCAAAAGATCTCGCTGCCCACTCCGCTGCCGGCAAGACGCTGCGCAACGCGGTGCTGTTCGGGCCCCCTGGGTACGCATACGTCTACTTCATTTATGGGAACCACTACTGCCTCAACGTCTCCTGTGAGCCTGAGGGCCAGGCCGGAGGCGTCCTGTTTCGGGCACTCGAACCTCTCAGCGGCATCGAAGCAATGGCTCTCGCCCGCGGCCTCGAGATTCAGGAAAGCAAGAATGAACCAAGCAGGATTAAAGAGCTGATCAGACTTACCAGCGGTCCAGGAAGGCTCTGTGAAGCCTTCGGAATCGATCGGGCTCGCGACAACGGATGCGACCTCACCTCGCGCGCAAGCAGCCTATGGATCGGCGAGGACGGATATCGCGCCTCGCGAATCCGCGTTACGGCCCGGATCGGCATCACCAAAGCCGCCGAACACCCGCTGCGCTACTTTCTCGCTGGCAACCCATTCGTCTCAGGACGAAAAGCTGGTGGAGCCCCAGACAGTCGGGGAGCAGCCGCACGAAAATCCCCACTCTAG